A stretch of the Vitreoscilla filiformis genome encodes the following:
- the paaD gene encoding 1,2-phenylacetyl-CoA epoxidase subunit PaaD, whose protein sequence is MHAHACENASGISAAWAVLATVPDPEVPALTLCDLGIVRELRAQPEHGAQALEVVLTPTYSGCPATEVIAQSVRDALESAGFAPVRVTLQRAPAWTTDWMSEDGKRKLREYGIAPPGPVQRPEGAVPVRWLPRLRESVPCPRCDSPRTERLSAFGSTACKALYRCLACQEPFEHFKPI, encoded by the coding sequence ATGCACGCTCACGCTTGCGAAAACGCCTCGGGGATCTCGGCGGCCTGGGCCGTGCTGGCCACCGTTCCCGACCCGGAAGTGCCGGCGCTGACGCTGTGTGATTTGGGCATCGTACGCGAGCTGCGCGCCCAGCCCGAACACGGCGCGCAGGCGCTGGAAGTGGTGCTCACGCCGACCTACAGCGGCTGCCCGGCCACCGAAGTCATCGCCCAAAGCGTGCGCGACGCGCTGGAATCGGCGGGCTTCGCCCCCGTGCGTGTGACGCTGCAACGCGCCCCCGCCTGGACGACCGACTGGATGAGCGAAGACGGCAAACGCAAGCTGCGCGAATACGGCATCGCCCCGCCCGGTCCGGTGCAACGTCCGGAAGGCGCGGTGCCCGTGCGCTGGCTGCCGCGTCTGCGCGAGAGCGTGCCCTGCCCGCGCTGCGACAGCCCGCGCACCGAGCGCCTCTCGGCCTTTGGCTCCACTGCTTGCAAGGCGCTTTACCGCTGCTTGGCCTGCCAAGAACCGTTCGAGCATTTCAAGCCGATCTAA
- the paaC gene encoding 1,2-phenylacetyl-CoA epoxidase subunit PaaC: MQASIQLRGAGSVPADVNYLLRLGDTCLILAQRLGEWCGHAPILEEDIALTNMALDLVGQARGVLTRAGQLAAQAGVSGANGAAFDEDQLAFLRDERDYFNLTLVELPRGDFAFTVLRNCMVATLLKQMWTRLTASSDAELAAIAAKAVKEARYHQEHAADWVVRLGDGTEESQRRMVAALDMLWPYVNEMFAADAVDEAASASGLGPAWSELREGWEAEMHSILQAATLAAPAPGRFVPQGKQGRHSEHMGHLLAQMQHLQRAYPGGVW; encoded by the coding sequence ATGCAAGCCTCCATCCAACTGCGCGGCGCTGGCTCGGTGCCCGCCGATGTGAATTACCTGCTGCGCCTGGGCGATACCTGCCTGATCCTGGCCCAGCGCCTGGGCGAGTGGTGCGGCCACGCGCCCATCCTCGAAGAAGACATTGCGCTCACCAACATGGCGCTGGACTTGGTGGGCCAAGCGCGTGGGGTGCTGACCCGCGCCGGCCAGCTCGCGGCGCAAGCCGGGGTTTCGGGTGCCAACGGCGCGGCGTTTGACGAAGACCAGCTCGCTTTCCTGCGTGACGAGCGCGATTACTTCAACCTCACTCTGGTGGAGCTGCCGCGTGGGGACTTCGCTTTCACCGTGCTGCGCAACTGCATGGTGGCCACGCTGTTGAAGCAGATGTGGACGCGCCTGACCGCTTCGTCGGACGCCGAACTGGCTGCCATCGCTGCCAAGGCGGTGAAGGAAGCGCGTTATCACCAAGAGCACGCTGCCGATTGGGTGGTGCGCCTGGGCGATGGCACCGAGGAAAGCCAGCGCCGCATGGTGGCTGCGCTGGACATGCTCTGGCCCTACGTGAACGAGATGTTCGCGGCAGATGCGGTGGACGAAGCCGCTTCGGCGTCGGGCCTCGGCCCCGCTTGGAGCGAGCTGCGCGAAGGGTGGGAGGCTGAGATGCACAGCATCCTGCAAGCCGCCACGCTGGCCGCCCCGGCGCCGGGCCGCTTTGTGCCGCAAGGCAAACAAGGCCGCCACAGCGAGCACATGGGCCACTTGCTGGCGCAGATGCAGCACCTGCAACGCGCCTACCCCGGCGGCGTTTGGTAA
- the paaB gene encoding 1,2-phenylacetyl-CoA epoxidase subunit PaaB — protein sequence MSSAEQTPNRNEWPLWEVFVRSKAGLDHKHCGSLHAPDAKLAIQMARDVYTRRQEGSSVWVVRADQIVASDPGDKDMYFDPMEDKVYRHPTFYTLPDAVNHM from the coding sequence ATGAGTTCAGCAGAGCAGACCCCGAACCGCAACGAATGGCCGCTGTGGGAAGTGTTCGTGCGCAGCAAAGCCGGCCTGGATCACAAACACTGTGGCAGCCTGCACGCGCCGGACGCCAAGCTGGCGATCCAGATGGCGCGGGATGTCTACACCCGCCGCCAAGAAGGTTCCAGCGTCTGGGTGGTGCGTGCCGACCAGATCGTGGCCAGCGACCCGGGCGACAAAGACATGTACTTCGACCCGATGGAAGACAAGGTGTACCGCCACCCCACCTTCTACACCCTGCCCGACGCCGTGAACCACATGTGA